The Oncorhynchus tshawytscha isolate Ot180627B linkage group LG16, Otsh_v2.0, whole genome shotgun sequence nucleotide sequence aacatttggagactaaatatagttcACGTTGTCAACAGTCTAAGCCAACCCTGTAGTTTAGCAACTgtcagttttgttgctaaacaaccaacccgtttATAGAACCCATCATTACTGATCCTTTCCCAAACACATTGTCGTAATAATGTATTATCATGTTTAAAACATTGATTAGAGAATACTCACAGAGCACAGTGCAATGGGGTAAAGCGGTTTCCCTCCTGGCTACTACATGTTTTGTGTTCAAGTAAAACCTCCAAACAGCCTTCATGCCCTGATAggagaaaaaaaaagtgtgttCATCTTGAATTACAAAgacactacaaaacaaaccgttTTCCCCCCACATTTCATTTATACATGTAATATACACCCTTCTTGAAAGAGGGTGTTTTGGGATGTAACCAATAACCACACAGACCTTGGTAGGCGGCCCAGTGTGACGGCGTGTACTCTTCGTGGTCCAATAGGGAGTCCAGAGGATCGGAGCGTGTGGCGGCACGCAGCAGACTCGCCAGGATGTCAGTGTAGCGGTGGGAGGCAGCGTAATGCAGGGGGGTACGACCCTGGCCGTCCCGACACAGGGCAGATGCCTCATGATCCAGCAGGGCTGTCACACAGTCCTCACGGCCCACCACCGCCTATGGGACAGGTTCCAAAGAGTTACACAGCTATATTTCTAACTTTTACAGTGCTTTAATAATTATTTCAAACTAATGTTGCAGTGTTCCTCTGTACCACACAACAACCAGACAGGCTAGGTGTAGCTGAAGAATTTGACCTTTTTCTCAGCTGAGTAATGTGAAAAGCCTCAAGGCGTGTAGCTCACCCCTCTGTGCAAGGCTGTGCTGCCCCCCTTGTCCTTGGTGTCAGGCCAGGCCCCCTTCTCCAACAGCAGGTGGACACAGTCTGTATGGCCACCTAGCACGGCCAGCATCAGAGGGGTCctgaggaggaagacagggaagaccacacacacacacagtcatttatATTACAACGTCAACAACAATGCATTCTAGCAGACAGGATGTGCGATTCTGTAAATCTTCCGTGAACAGCCTAAACTGTATTGCTAACACTGTATCTATATGGAGTTATTAAAAgtaaataacacatttacattaaaaaaacaaagttTCCTGCCAGGTAGCAAGAAAGAGAGACCACTcactgtccctgtgtgtctgtgacgTTGGTAAGGTCTGCCTCCTCCCCGCTTTCCACCAGCATGTGGAGACATTCCGTGTGGCCGTTGGCAGCTGATATGAAACAAATATTCAATCACACATTCAACCCTGACTGCTTTGTTTCTAAGCTATTCCATACTTGCTAATATCGAACAATATACAGGGACACATACTTGCATGTATTCATTACACATGGCAAATAAACTTTAACTCATTTCAACCCACATCTGGTTCTGAGGGGGGGACCGTACCTGCGACGTGTAGAGGGGTCCACATGTGTCTGTTCTCGTTGAGGAGGCAGGAGGCCCCCTGGGCTAGCAGGACCTCTACACAGCGGGCGTAACCTCTCTGGGAAGCCAAGTAGAGCACAGAGCGGCCTGAGGCATCTTGCACATCTACGTAGGCAGCAGTCTCTGTCAGCACACTCAGCGCCTGCCAGTGGCCATTATCAgcctgagggggagaggagatgggatacGACAGGAAGCTGTCATGTTTTGGCTGCTCTATATGAACATGGCATCTTCTCCATACgaaacacacactcagtctcaaGCTACAAAGTAACAGAGAGGATTTTAGGAATGAAAAGCACACTTACAGCTAAATGCAACGGACTCACTGGAATACTGCTCTCAATGTCTCCTAGGGCATTAAAGGACATTTCCAGGAGCTAAAAGGGACAAGAGTCACAATGTAATACTATCCACAGATACAGCAAAGTCATGATGAAAAACAATTTACCTAAATGGCTGGAGCTATACAAGTTACTGAACACAAACAGAAGGACTTACCAGTTCCAGGTTCTGCTTGTTGCCGTGGGAAGCAGCATAATGAACAGCACTGTAACCTTTAGAGTTGACCAGGGATGGGTCTGCACCGTTGTCCAACAGATGCTCCAAGCAACTAGTAACAAAAACAGACAAAAGCCACAGTCAAGTAGGGGTCATGAAATAAACATATTGAGTTCTTTAAGCGGATCTTTAAAATCAGTAGAaaattatacacattttaaaaAGATACAAAATAATGGTTGCAGACAGTAAACTAACAAATAGGACTCCTTATCTCCATCCTCCTCGCTCTGAAGAGTCCCAGGGAAATGTCGGTCCATTCTGGAAGTGCAGAATGAACACGTTTATTCACAAATTCAACACAGCTATGTTTCCTGAAAGCGTCTTGGTGTATTTGTCGATGGAGTGTGAGTTCCTACCTGCAGAAGGCCTGGGAGGCAGCAGAGTAGTGCAGGGGAGTGCAGCCTGTACGGTCTGGCTCATTGACCTCAGCGCCAGCACTCACTAGGGTCACAGTGCATTGGTACCTCCCATTAGCAGCTGCATAGTGCAACGGAGTCCTGAGAGACCAAGAGAAGGCCCAACTAATAATCAGtgcatcaatcaaatgtattcataaagcacTTTTTACATTAGCTGTTCACAAAGAGCTTTTACAGTACCCAGGCATTTAACATTACTATCTCGTACTCACACCAGCATGAGTACAAACACAGACAAAGAAAATAATCAGTGGCAAAAACTCACCTTCCCGATTGGTCCCTCTGATTCAAGTCAGTACCACTGCTTAAGAGCAAGTTGAGACATTCAACGTTTCTGTCAGCAGCGGAGAAGTGAGTAATAAGATGATGAGAATGACAGACTCATTTGGGTATATTATCCAATAGTTCAGAATGGGTCCAGTTTTAGAGTGTGATTCTGTGTCTTACCCTCCAGAAGCAGCAGCATGTAGACAGGTCCTTCCAAAGTTGTCTGGAGTGTTTATGTCAAACCCGGCTGATAGTACGTGCTCCTTACTCATAGATGAAACAATACTGTACAGCTGAcctgaggggagaggaagaggcaacCAGGAGTGATCCATCAAATACAGATataaatgtacactaccgttcaaaagtttggggtcactttgaaatgtccttgtttttgaaagaaaagctacttttttgtccatttaaaataacatcaaattgatcagaaatacagtgtagacattgtcaatgttgtaaatgactattgtagctggaaactgcagtttttttatggaatatctacataagggtagaggcccattatcagcaaccatcactcctgtgttccaatggcacgttgtgttagctaatccaagtttataattttaaaagggccaattgatcattagaaaacttttTTGCAATtgtcagcacagctgaaaaatgttgttctgattaaagaagcaataaaactggccttctttagactagttgagtatcttgaGCATCAGcatgtgggtttgattacaggctcaaaatggccagaaacaaagactttcttctgaaacaaaagggttttcaaatgatcaactaaccctttaaaatgataaacttggattagctgacacaacgtgccattggaacacaggagtgatggttgctgaaaaaTGGCTTCTGTACGCCAATGTAGATATTCCTAAATCAGCCAttaccagctacaatagtcatttacaacattaacaatgtctacactgtatttctgatcaatttgatgttattttaaatggacaaaaaaagtgtttttctttcaaaaacaaggacattttgtaagtgaccccaaacttttgaacggtagtgtatgtatgtaagtACCAACCTGAGGAGAGTAGCTTGCGACAACAGTCTGAAAACCCATAGAGCACAGCCAGGTGCAGCGGGAACATCCCATGAATCCCTTGTCTGGCTGTATCTGCACCGTTGGTCATCAGAGTACTGATCAGTAGTTCATGGCCGTACTTAGCAGCAACATGGAGGGGGGTATTGCCATATTTATCCACACTGTCAATCTCTCCACCTAACAACAAACAAGAAACATAGAATCAGAGACCCAGTGGGACAGGACTTGTATAAAGCATCCTAACATGTCATTCAGTTAGAGGGGTTGTCATGGTTACCATTTTGGATGAGGATCTGAGAGCGTGTGAAGCGTCCATGAATGGCTGCCATGTGCAGGGGGCTCTTCCCTGCATTACTCTAGCGAAGGGAGAAGAGAAATATGACAAACTAGTCTGGCAGAGAACAGATAAATCCTCCCATCGCCACCCATTAAACAACATATAAGGCTACTGATTGCATTAGCCTCAGAGTAGagctgctgatctaggatcagtttttcattttagatcataatgaataagattacatggacaggtggGGACATAATCCGAGATCAGTATTCCTACTCATTGACACTTTATGAATAAGGGCCCAGACCTGCTGGTTGACGTCGGCCCCATTGTTGACCAGCAGCTCCAGGCAGAGGGCCCCGTTGGTGGACACAGCGGCCAGGTGCAGTGGGGTATAGCCACTCCTGTTGGGCTGGTTGACGTTAGCTCCTTGGTTCACCAGCTCATTGGCCACAGCCTCTTGGCCTGTGTAGCAGGCCACATGCAGAGCAGTGTTCCCAAAGGCATTGGGCTCATCCAGCTGAAATAGTACAAGATCACACAAGACATAAGGAGCTAGCtaagcaacaaacaaacaaacaaacacacgaaggcggaagtttacatacacttaggttggagtcattaaaatcaGTTTAtcatccactccacaaatgtcttgttaacaaactttagttttggcaagtcagttaagacatctactttgtgcatgacacaagtcatttttccaacaattgtttacagacagattatttcacttataattccctgtatcacaattccagtgggtcagaagttgactgtacctttaaatagcttggaaaattccagaaaattatgtcatgtccatcatttgagtcaattggaggtgtacccgtggatgtatttcaaggcctaccttcaaactcagtgcctctttgcttgacatcatgggaaaatcaaaagaaatcagccaagacctcagaaaagaaattgtagacctccacaagtctggttcatccttgggagcaatttccaaacgcctgaaggtaccacgttcacttgtacaaactatagtacgcaagtgtaaacaccatgggaccacgcagccgtcataccactcaggaaggagacgcccttctgtctcctagagatgaatgtactttgatgcgaaaagtgcaattcaatcccagaacaacagcaaaggaccttgtgaagatgctggaggaaacaggtacaaaagtatctatatccacagtaaaacgattccTGAATGgccgctaagcaaggaagaagccactgccataaaaaaagccagactatggtttgcaactgcacatggggacaaagatcgtactttttggtgaaacaaaaatagaactatttggccataaataccatcgttatttttggaggaaaaagggggaggcttgcaagcctaagaacaccatcccaactgtgaaccacgggggtggcagcatcatgttgtggggtgctttgctgcaggagggactggtgcacttcacaaaatagattgcatcatgaggaagctaaattatgtggatatattgaagcaacatcaagacatcagtcaggaagttaaagcttggtcgcaaatgggtcttccaaatggacaatgacccccaagcacaattccaaagttgtggcaaaggacaacaaagtcaaggtattggagtggccatcacaaagccctgacctcaatcctatagaacatttgtgggcagaactgaaagtgtgtgtgcgagtaaggaggcctacaaacctgactcagttacaccagctatgtcaggaggaatgggccaaaattcccccaacttattgtgggaagcttgtggaaggctacccaaaacgtctgacccacgttaaacaatttaaaggcaatgctaccaaattcaaattgagtgtatgtaaacttctgacccactgagaatgtgatgaaagaaataaaagctgaaataaatcattatattactacatactattattctgacatttcacattcttaaaataaagtggtgatcctaactgaccttagacagtgactttttactaggattaaatgtcaggaattgtgaaagtctgagtttaaatgtatttggctatggtatgtaaacttccgacttcaactgtacgcaTATATATGGTcaaactatctctctctcatatatatatatatatatatatatatatatatatatatatatatatatatatatatatatatataatatatatatatatatatatatatatattatatataatatatatatatatatattatatataatatatatatatatatatatatatatgagagagacagtggaTTATCTTTGAATATAATTCAatttatgcatatatatatatatatgcataaatTGAATTCTATTCAAAGATAATCCACTGTCTCTTCTGGTAATGGTCAAACTAAAACTCAATTAATATTACTTCCTATGGCTATCTTGAGCATCCGTTTACCCATAAGGCCATATTGAGACAGCTCCCAAGTATGTGCATTGTCCAGCTGACTAATGACAAATATCGCCTACGCTCACAGATCTGTATCTCGTTGACAGTGCCTAAGGCCCGTACAGAGCTAGGTAAAAAAGCATTCCagtaccctgcctcctctacttGGAATGAGCGACAAAAGGACTTGAAACTACAGGAGCACACCCCCTAGAATCATTTTAAAGTCAGGGTAAAATCTTTGGTGGAAAATGAATTGGGCGGCAGTCAATGGTTTGACCCCTAGCTGAACCACTCCTCCCAAAACCAATGTGCCTATTCAAATGtgtcagatgtttttttttaaatgtagtacATTGTGTTGTAAATGTTTGAAACTTTGTGTACTGCTATATTGGCCAGGTTTCTCTTGTAAAAGAGATGTTTAAACTCAATGAGACTAACCtcgtaaaataaatacaatttgaccTCTACACTCACCTCAGCCCCGAGCCTCAGTAGGTACTTGACTATGTCAATGTGTCCGCTGGCAGCGGCAGCATGGAGAGGGGTGTAGCCCTGCTTGTCCTTGCAGCCCTTGTCTGCACTCCGAGACACTAGCAGCTTCAACACCTCCAGATGCCCTATAAGTCACATAGGAGAGGCAGTGTGAGTACTGTTTTAATGTCACCCTCTAGTGAGGAGTACATCCATAATGTTCACCCAACTTAAAATTGGGAAACACTGAATATTTATAACCTGCCATTCAAGCCAGTTTTATGAAATTCTGATAATTCGGTACTCTAAGAAAATCACGTTAAGAGTTTTCCCAGTGCAGAGTCCAACTCACCTAAGTACGCTGCCcagtggataggctgtctctctctcttatcattgGTACTCAAGTTGGCCCCTTTATTCAGCAGCAACTTCACCATCTGAGGACAGACAAGAGGAAAAATTACATATAAACAGAGTTTCATTATTCactaaagcatctcagagtaggcaTGCTGATCTATAACCAGGTTTTCCTTCAAAATTATAATGAACAAAATGGGAGAACTGATCCTAGAGTTGGATGGTGGTTGGAAGAGCACGCTTACTTGAAATGGAAAAGCGCTGCGGTAGCTTTTGATAAAGAATAACATGAAGATGAAGCAGCTGCTTTATAAGTGGGATGCAGTGTTGAGTGCTACAATCCAAGGGGTTTGTGCTGATTGTAcacaacctagtcagttgtacacaacctagtcagttgtacacaacctagtcagttgtacacaacctagtcagttgtacacaacctagtcagttgtacacaacctagtcagttgtacacaaCCTAGTCAGTTTGTAcacaacctagtcagttgtacacaacctagtcagttgtacacaacctagtcagttgtacacaacctagtcagttgtacacaacctagtcagttgtacacaacctagtcagttgtacacaacctagtcagttgtacacaacctagtcagttgtacacaacctagtcagttgtacacaaCCTAGTCAGTTTGTAcacaacctagtcagttgtacacaacctagtcagttgtacacaacctagtcagttgtacacaacctagtcagttgtacacaacctagtcagttgtacacaacctagtcagttgtacaactgaaggccttcaactgaaatgtgtcttctgcatttaacccaacccctctgaagtagtggtatgtgttaattgtaggagtgccatggggctggggatcagaaagGTCCTGTGCGAGAGAGGTAGGTTGatgtttccagggttagagtagtgcagaagttgtcacatgctgaggcagtgaattaagtagaggaagatgggtcaagggggagggatcctgagaagagtggtgtgagtagtggggaggcaggtagcctagtggttagagcgttgggtcagtaaccgtaaggttgctagatcgaatctctgagctgacaaggtaaaaatctgtcgttctgcccccgaacaaggcagttaacccactgttcctaggctgtcattgtaaataagaatttgttcttaactgacttgcctaataaaggtatataaaaaaaatgtataaaaataattgtagatatgaaccagtacagagggataaaaCAAGTaatatatgtttcagtaagattggatttttggcatttatagcaatggttatcaactgtactgcagggatggaatgtAAGTCGCAGAAAATAGAGGTtttggtggcagctgcagaggtattggggtgtgcgagacttgacatcagaagagttacagggtgtgttaagtagtggtgtcccatcctttcaggtagTTGGCCTGAAGTAGGACTAAAtcgatttaaatagtggagtagggtgtgtaactgacagttagacttacaggttatgtcgttgtcttttgtttgaattgtttacgtatccgctgtgcgggggaaatgataatacaatcggaactacgtagctaatactgttgtaacggggatccttattgtagcaacacacttttggagggaaggcaatcctgcgctgcgttagctaagttttcatgtcatcgggtgtagttcataaaggttgaagagtgtatgttaggatgaagtgtgaattcatgccaggaataataagtgtgaagtttgatttcctcccttctgtaataagcagccaatgaggtattttttcctttattcatgtgtttaatctgtTACTGTTATAACGCCGGTTAAACTGttatgtatgtaagcacttcagagttataccaagctaataagtcactcgtaagataaggttgtaagagtgtgcttaactgtattttcatttactttatagttctcacggaaggtgataattctgactaaaactacagaataaagccgccagttaaaatcaaggaacggttgtgctcgtggttactgaAGGGAGCTACAGGGTGGGAGTTTTTTGTGAGTAGGGtagtatttgtaaaaaaaaaaggagttttactccagtctagtaggtggcggtaatgcaacatattggatgccaaccgccttTAAACCTCATCAAAGAACTGATCTTAGATCAACAGTTCCACTCTGAAATGGTTTGTAAAAACAGCCCTGTTCCAAGAGCACACAGTATTTCCAGCCCTCACCTCCATGTATCCGCTCTGAGCAGCGTGGTGCAAGGCGGTTCTGCCAGTGCGGTCTGCCATGTTCAGATTGCTCAGCTGGGGGAGCAGGGCCTCTGCACAGCGCGTGGCTCTATTGGCAGCTGCAACATGCAGTGGAGTCTGCCAGAACTTGTCTCGTGCATTGGCCTCTGCTCCCTGCCGCAGAAGTAGCCCCACTGCCCTCTGGAGAGAGAAGGAATCAAACTGGGCTTGAGAAAACACTTCTTGTCAACACCCAAACAGTACCAAACATTGATACAGTGCTTTATAGTCTTCACATGATCAACATTGCTTACTTCATTCCGGGAGGCAGCAGCTCTGTGCAATGGAGTTAACCACACATGGTCCTTAGCATTTACATTTGCACCTATGAGAGTGTACAAAACAAGGAGCAATATTAGAGGGCCTTGACAAGTACAGTTGAGTCATTTCTTTCAAGTTTAAGTCAGActaatgaacaatgaacagacactacacattgttactaCAACTGTACTTTTCATTGCAAATATAGCAGGTCAGGCGTGGGGAGTTCTGTTTAGTTAACATAACTACCAGTGGTTGGTCAATTTTGGTCACAATCACCTGCATTGATGAGGAGGTCCATTATATGAACATCCCCCAAACAGGCAGCAGCATGTAGTGCTGTACGGCGCTCTTGGTCCTGTGGGAAAAGTTAAGAGAAATGAACCATCTACATTAAGACGCAAAATCCATCTCCCTCTTACACTGGCAGCCACAAATAAGTATATTAATGAGATACTGGgccgggaggtagcctagtggttagagcgttggactagtaacctaaaggttgcaagatcgaatcctgagctgacaaggtaacaatctgtcgttctgcccctgaaatgtattagcccactgttcctaggctctcAATGAAactaagaatttgctcttaacggacttgcctaaaaaaaaaaaactttaggcCTTCTGTTGACATGTTTGTAGATATATAAATTAGGTTTTAGGGATATACAAAAGAATATCCTAATCACTTGAATTGGGAAAAGGATCCACCTGGCACCCCTCTACTTGCAATAACTGGAGAAATGTTGcgatacagtagctagctaacgttacaataTCAACACACAATATACCAGAGCCAGTGCTGTGGCACCACAAACATACCAGTGCATTGACGTCCTCTTTCTTGTTGTGCAATAGTAGTTGAATTTCATCGGCATTTCGATTGAAAACTGCTTGGACCAGTGGAAGCTGGAGATAAGCACAGGAGAACGTCAGACTGTGTGGTTAGCAAGGAATCgcagctagttaacgttagctaagtaAACCGTTGGCAGACAGCATTAGGCCGCGCAGAGGTTTAGCTAACAATCCTACGACACATTGCTTGCAGATACTTGCATCAGTAACGTTATGGAACTGGTCAACTTTAAGGAAAATATAATCAAAACATTTgattagctaactagccagccaaaTAGCCAGGCTTTtcatctaacgttagctagttagcatgcTAACTACTTGCTAGATCACCTGGTCTGTAATATTGTGTACTCCCATCTCCCAAAGTCAGCCAGGACGGAGCTCCTTCATTAGAGTGGAACTGCAAGGTATATTACACGATAGTTAACTCATGTAGATAGTTAGTTATTAATACGAAAGTTCGTGATCTGTGTTTGCTGTCCGTTTCTGCTTgatgtttgtttgttagttagttctgCTATCACGCACATGCGCAGTTCCACGTCCCCCGTTTTGCCCTACCAGACAATGTGAAAGCCTGGCAATGTTTGAGGAGAATTACAATTATATACTAAATGCATTTCAAAATAATCTCTCCATTTTAAAATTGTACTCGTTTATTATATAATAAATCATTGCTTTACTCCCAGTAATGTTCTTTGGGAGCAGGGCGGTTTGGGATTGTAATACCTCCGACACAGTTGGTGGCAGCAATGCACTGATAGGACAGTTGCTCTGTTTTAGAACAGTGTGTCCCTGGCCATGAGCCTGACCAATACCGGTGTTTACTTTACTAAACAGATACGGTCGAGATAAAGAGTTGTCGCCGTATGGGGAAAAACTTGAACGCGCATTTTATGCACCTTCAGCGTCCCAGGACATCGAGCTTGGAATAAATAAACGACTTATGTAAACGCGGCCTTTTTGGTTGCGTCTACTTGGATAAGTGAACTGAAGCTTATCTACACGGTGTCTGACGTTGATGGATGCCTTGAAATAGGACTGGGAAAGGCTTCAAATAGCTAATCCGAAATTGGCTAAAGTCGGTGTTTTAACAGAAACCTACAGATCCGGTCTCCGTGAACCGTTATTCTACTTGAGGTTCTGATAAAGTAACCCAAAATACAATGGCAGCAACTGCCCGGCGAATACCGATGGGTGTGCGGACATTCAGTGAGTTTTTGGAGATTGCTGTAGGCTCTGGGCGCTCACCATGTCACACCGCGGGGTCAAGAGAACATATGAGACAGACTATCAGGTGAGATTAATACATTGATAACTTCATGTGACACAATTAACCAATCAGTGCTGTGCATGCGCATTGTGCATATCTTTGAATCCCCTTTGgtgcaggtttttgttccagcaAAGCACTTACACATCTGGTTCAAATAGGTCCACACTGAAGAACATTCTGTTTTTTCAGAGAATATAAACAATTAGTAACTTGTGTTCTTCCTATTAATCATCAAA carries:
- the LOC112216246 gene encoding serine/threonine-protein phosphatase 6 regulatory ankyrin repeat subunit C, yielding MGVHNITDQLPLVQAVFNRNADEIQLLLHNKKEDVNALDQERRTALHAAACLGDVHIMDLLINAGANVNAKDHVWLTPLHRAAASRNERAVGLLLRQGAEANARDKFWQTPLHVAAANRATRCAEALLPQLSNLNMADRTGRTALHHAAQSGYMEMVKLLLNKGANLSTNDKRERQPIHWAAYLGHLEVLKLLVSRSADKGCKDKQGYTPLHAAAASGHIDIVKYLLRLGAELDEPNAFGNTALHVACYTGQEAVANELVNQGANVNQPNRSGYTPLHLAAVSTNGALCLELLVNNGADVNQQSNAGKSPLHMAAIHGRFTRSQILIQNGGEIDSVDKYGNTPLHVAAKYGHELLISTLMTNGADTARQGIHGMFPLHLAVLYGFSDCCRKLLSSGQLYSIVSSMSKEHVLSAGFDINTPDNFGRTCLHAAASGGNVECLNLLLSSGTDLNQRDQSGRTPLHYAAANGRYQCTVTLVSAGAEVNEPDRTGCTPLHYSAASQAFCRMDRHFPGTLQSEEDGDKESYFCLEHLLDNGADPSLVNSKGYSAVHYAASHGNKQNLELLLEMSFNALGDIESSIPVSPLHLAADNGHWQALSVLTETAAYVDVQDASGRSVLYLASQRGYARCVEVLLAQGASCLLNENRHMWTPLHVAAANGHTECLHMLVESGEEADLTNVTDTQGQTPLMLAVLGGHTDCVHLLLEKGAWPDTKDKGGSTALHRGAVVGREDCVTALLDHEASALCRDGQGRTPLHYAASHRYTDILASLLRAATRSDPLDSLLDHEEYTPSHWAAYQGHEGCLEVLLEHKTCSSQEGNRFTPLHCALMNGRSGAAEMLLESAGVQMVNTRDTKGRTPLHAAACAEDVSGLQLVLRHGAEINAVDHTGRSALMVAADNGQSGTVAILLQRAKADLTLLDDNGNTALHLACSKAHEMCALLILGEIHNATLVNATNAALQMPLHLAARNGMATVVQALLSRGATVLAVDEEGHTPALACAPNKDVADCLALILSTMKPFPPLDPSSCSCSSSSCPCTSISVSSISVSSSISPGLNLLKHCGITAACTPLPNGSLHHHHG